One part of the Athene noctua chromosome Z, bAthNoc1.hap1.1, whole genome shotgun sequence genome encodes these proteins:
- the LIPG gene encoding endothelial lipase produces the protein MRGLVLLLCAGVALCAAEVARLAGGGGDAAAAELREDTRVPAAKPQVKFNLRRSPDAEEDGCALAIGHRRCLEDCGFNVTAKTFLIIHGWTMSGMFETWLGSLVSALQEREKDANVVVVDWLPLAHQLYTDAVNNTRIVGKSIARLLDWLQENPLFQLENVHLIGYSLGAHVAGFAGNHVHGTIGRITGLDPAGPMFEGVDPSKRLSPDDANFVDVLHTYTRETLGVSIGIQMPVGHVDIYPNGGDFQPGCGLSDVLGAIAYGTIGEVVKCEHERSVHLFVDSLVNQDKQSFAFQCTDSSRFKKGICLSCRKNRCNGIGYNARKIRNKRNSKMYLKTRADMPFKVYHYQMKMHVFSYKNLGEADPTFSVTLHGTNGDSEPLSLEMLDQIGLNATNTFLVYTEEDMGELLKIKLTWEGTSQSWYDLWKELKSYWYRPVKSSQELHIRRIRVKSGETQQRFAFCVEDSQLTRITPGKELWFVKCTEEWQKRSVSNSL, from the exons ATGAGAGGGCTCGTCCTCCTGCTCTGCGCCGGCGTCGCTTTGTGCGCCGCGGAGGTTGCGcggctggcaggaggaggaggag ATGCCGCCGCTGCCGAGCTGCGGGAGGACACGCGGGTGCCAGCGGCGAAGCCGCAGGTGAAGTTCAACCTCCGCCGCTCGCCGGACGCCGAAGAGGACGGTTGCGCACTCGCCATCGGCCACCGCCGCTGTTTGGAGGACTGCGGGTTCAACGTGACAGCCAAAACCTTCCTCATCATTCACGGCTGGACG ATGAGTGGCATGTTTGAAACCTGGCTGGGCAGCTTGGTATCCGCTCttcaggagagggaaaaggatgCCAACGTGGTCGTGGTGGATTGGCTTCCACTCGCCCACCAGCTCTACACTGATGCTGTGAACAACACACGGATTGTTGGAAAAAGCATAGCGAGGCTGCTCGACTGGTTACAG GAGAACCCGCTCTTCCAGCTTGAGAACGTCCACCTGATTGGGTACAGCCTGGGCGCCCACGTTGCTGGATTTGCTGGTAACCATGTCCATGGGACAATAGGCAGAATTACAG GCTTGGATCCGGCTGGCCCGATGTTTGAAGGAGTGGACCCTAGCAAGCGCCTCTCCCCCGATGATGCTAACTTTGTGGATGTCCTTCACACCTACACAAGGGAAACGCTAGGTGTTAGTATTGGCATCCAGATGCCCGTCGGTCACGTTGACATCTACCCCAATGGGGGAGACTTCCAGCCTGGCTGTGGTTTAAGTGATGTCTTGGGAGCAATTGCCTATGGGA CAATCGGTGAAGTCGTGAAATGTGAACACGAGCGGTCTGTGCACCTCTTCGTGGACTCCCTTGTGAACCAAGATAAGCAAAGCTTTGCCTTTCAATGCACCGACTCCAGTCGCTTTAAGAAGGGCATCTGCCTGAGCTGCCGGAAGAACCGCTGCAACGGCATCGGCTACAATGCCAGGAAGATACgaaacaaaagaaacagcaagatgtatttaaaaacaagagCTGACATGCCGTTCAAAG TCTACCACTATCAGATGAAAATGCATGTCTTCAGCTACAAGAACTTGGGAGAGGCTGATCCCACTTTCTCCGTCACCCTTCATGGCACCAATGGAGACTCTGAACCTCTCTCTTTAGAAAT GCTTGATCAAATTGGCCTAAATGCTACTAACACCTTCCTGGTCTATACTGAAGAGGACATGggtgaacttttaaaaataaagctcacCTGGGAGGGAACATCTCAGTCGTGGTATGACCTATGGAAAGAGCTGAAGAGCTACTGGTACCGGCCGGTGAAGTCTTCCCAGGAGCTGCATATCAGACGTATACGTGTGAAATCTGGGGAAACCCAACAGAG GTTTGCTTTCTGTGTGGAGGATTCCCAGCTAACCCGTATAACTCCTGGTAAAGAGCTCTGGTTTGTGAAGTGCACGGAGGAATGGCAAAAAAG ATCTGTATCAAATTCACTCTGA